Proteins from a single region of Nitrososphaerota archaeon:
- a CDS encoding iron-sulfur cluster assembly protein yields MSQVEQSAIDQAMSKIMDPELGKPITDLKLIDKLSVSGTSVDLEFHLTAPFCPPMFALQIAADIKAGLLSVPGVTDAKVTLRGHYLADAVNKQVNKPAAPSPVSGPVP; encoded by the coding sequence TTGTCCCAGGTCGAACAGTCAGCCATAGACCAGGCCATGTCCAAGATCATGGACCCTGAACTCGGCAAGCCGATCACAGATCTCAAGCTGATAGACAAGCTCTCTGTCTCGGGGACATCCGTGGACCTCGAGTTCCACCTGACCGCCCCCTTCTGCCCTCCGATGTTCGCGCTCCAGATAGCCGCCGACATAAAGGCGGGACTCCTCTCGGTTCCGGGGGTGACTGACGCGAAGGTGACGCTCCGAGGCCACTACCTGGCCGACGCGGTCAACAAACAGGTGAACAAGCCGGCCGCCCCCAGCCCCGTTAGCGGGCCCGTCCCTTAG
- a CDS encoding phosphate uptake regulator PhoU: MPARKAIEMGESTILVSLPKEWVKKNGIRKGDDISVEEISPRKLMVKPYGGREEEQKQVVIEYAGGDIDRVANDVTGAYLLGFDLIKVAGDRAISREDRQVIRDTMKRLVGLEILDEEPRSITLQFLLEPTVITPDNIVRRMSGLLDGMLADAAEALWKGDAKLLGQVNERDDEVDRLYFLLVRATRAAVVRPEVAERYGLTPVDLLDYRVLASFLESAGDAVSELSLKLRERRVPRQAAREYVSCIRKLREMNGLATQGFLSRRAGKPRTVNRKMDALSREVTTQLAAAAKVWGTDGADAAAVLATLERVSRLLVDVSDLAVITQQVQ; this comes from the coding sequence GTGCCGGCCAGGAAAGCGATCGAGATGGGAGAGAGCACCATCCTCGTCTCGCTCCCGAAGGAGTGGGTGAAGAAGAACGGGATAAGGAAGGGGGACGACATCTCTGTGGAGGAGATATCGCCACGGAAGCTGATGGTGAAGCCCTACGGGGGGCGGGAGGAGGAGCAGAAGCAGGTGGTCATCGAATATGCGGGGGGAGACATCGACCGGGTCGCCAACGACGTGACCGGGGCCTACCTGCTCGGGTTCGACCTGATCAAGGTAGCCGGCGACAGGGCGATATCGAGAGAGGACAGGCAGGTCATAAGAGACACGATGAAGAGGCTGGTCGGGCTGGAGATCCTCGACGAGGAGCCCAGGAGCATCACGCTGCAGTTCCTCCTCGAGCCTACGGTCATCACCCCGGACAACATCGTCAGGAGGATGTCGGGGCTGCTTGACGGGATGCTGGCCGACGCAGCCGAAGCGCTCTGGAAGGGGGACGCCAAGCTCCTCGGGCAGGTGAACGAAAGGGACGACGAGGTCGACAGGCTCTACTTCCTCCTGGTGAGGGCGACCCGGGCGGCGGTGGTCAGACCGGAGGTCGCCGAGAGGTACGGGCTGACTCCCGTGGACCTGCTGGACTACCGGGTCCTGGCCAGCTTCCTTGAGAGCGCCGGGGACGCGGTGAGCGAGCTCTCGCTGAAGCTCAGGGAGAGGAGGGTGCCAAGGCAGGCCGCCAGGGAGTACGTCTCATGCATCAGGAAGCTGAGGGAGATGAACGGGCTTGCCACCCAGGGGTTCCTGTCGAGGCGGGCAGGGAAGCCCAGAACCGTCAACAGGAAGATGGACGCTCTTTCCAGGGAAGTCACCACACAGCTCGCGGCGGCGGCCAAGGTCTGGGGAACCGACGGGGCCGACGCAGCCGCGGTCCTCGCGACCCTCGAGAGGGTGAGCCGGTTGCTGGTGGATGTTTCCGACCTGGCTGTGATCACACAGCAGGTCCAATGA
- a CDS encoding AAA family ATPase, which translates to MRKGDETGRRATAGHLEGADIAIRRSASSRYFSSGSSGLDQLLGGGYRTGTMTEFFGRSNSGKSQLAMQAALEAAVKGDGVLYVDTEGGFRPERLEQIARARGWQTDGALQRVIFVRSDSAAEQVETVRRMQSRSVTAGCRLVIVDTLTRNFSLDLPGKANLPSRQGSLGVHLSEMARDAYLNERAYLLTNRVTFGPTKDVGVGGKTVEQLVHASVLLERQGTAVKATALGSGSQAVLQMGAAGVI; encoded by the coding sequence GTGCGGAAAGGAGATGAGACGGGGCGGAGAGCGACGGCAGGTCATTTAGAGGGGGCAGACATCGCGATCAGGAGGTCCGCTTCGTCCAGATACTTCAGTTCGGGGTCATCCGGGCTAGACCAGCTGCTCGGCGGAGGATACAGGACGGGGACGATGACCGAGTTCTTCGGGAGGAGCAACAGCGGGAAGTCGCAGCTTGCGATGCAGGCCGCACTCGAGGCGGCAGTGAAGGGGGACGGCGTCCTGTACGTTGACACGGAAGGGGGTTTCAGGCCTGAGAGGCTCGAGCAGATCGCCCGTGCTCGCGGGTGGCAGACGGACGGCGCTTTGCAGCGCGTGATCTTCGTGCGGTCGGACTCCGCCGCCGAGCAGGTCGAAACCGTGCGCAGGATGCAATCGAGGAGCGTCACGGCCGGCTGTAGGCTCGTGATTGTGGACACCCTCACCCGCAACTTCTCTTTGGACCTCCCTGGTAAGGCGAACCTCCCGAGCAGGCAGGGGTCCCTCGGCGTCCACCTCAGCGAGATGGCGAGGGACGCCTATCTCAACGAGAGGGCATACCTACTGACTAACAGGGTCACATTCGGCCCGACGAAGGACGTCGGCGTGGGGGGGAAGACCGTGGAACAGCTGGTCCACGCCTCAGTGCTGCTCGAGAGGCAGGGGACGGCAGTGAAGGCGACGGCGTTGGGCTCGGGGAGCCAGGCTGTCCTTCAGATGGGGGCGGCAGGGGTCATCTGA
- a CDS encoding carbohydrate kinase family protein, protein MPPKFDVAVMHDYFVDRLVHVKGIDGLMGEVTRKAAEGGGGIHGVVQEEVRGGNAVNLAHALCRLGLRTLLITHCEKVHEHLLRKSFQGLKAVVKVKPLPAGLTVAIEEDVNVMLGDGRGASDFGPSLLDESDWRGLAGSRVVCSVNWAANRRGTELLSALRRRLGTEKTIFVDLADFRDQPERFAALLASMRRRRLADWVSMNEYEARAAAAASGIYEPDRAEACMRLARKLGVVLDVHCVDSSFTSEGTRVTARRTKVIRTKRLTGAGDVWDAASIFGRLDGMEEGKRLEFANRAARLYLESPDPVPPTLAQVKGP, encoded by the coding sequence ATGCCGCCCAAGTTCGACGTAGCGGTGATGCACGACTACTTCGTCGACAGGCTTGTCCACGTGAAGGGGATAGACGGCCTCATGGGCGAGGTCACACGCAAGGCGGCAGAGGGGGGCGGAGGCATCCATGGAGTCGTGCAGGAGGAAGTGAGGGGCGGGAACGCAGTCAACTTGGCCCACGCCCTCTGCAGGCTGGGGCTCAGGACCCTGCTGATAACCCACTGCGAAAAGGTCCACGAGCACCTCCTGAGGAAGAGCTTCCAGGGGCTGAAGGCGGTGGTCAAGGTGAAGCCGCTCCCCGCGGGGCTCACCGTGGCCATCGAGGAAGACGTCAACGTGATGCTTGGAGACGGGAGAGGGGCTTCGGACTTCGGTCCTTCCCTCCTGGACGAGTCTGACTGGAGAGGGCTGGCTGGCTCCCGGGTGGTCTGCTCCGTCAACTGGGCGGCCAACAGAAGGGGGACGGAGCTTCTTTCGGCCCTCAGAAGGCGGCTGGGGACAGAGAAGACCATCTTCGTGGACCTCGCGGACTTCCGCGACCAGCCTGAGAGGTTCGCAGCGCTGCTAGCGTCGATGAGGCGGCGACGGCTGGCAGACTGGGTCAGCATGAACGAGTACGAGGCGAGGGCGGCGGCAGCCGCTTCGGGGATATACGAGCCTGACAGGGCCGAGGCTTGCATGCGGCTTGCCAGGAAGCTGGGGGTCGTGCTGGACGTGCACTGCGTGGACTCGTCCTTCACGAGCGAAGGGACCCGCGTCACGGCCAGGAGGACGAAGGTAATCCGGACGAAGCGGCTGACGGGCGCAGGGGACGTGTGGGACGCGGCTTCGATATTCGGACGGCTTGACGGGATGGAAGAGGGTAAGCGCCTAGAGTTCGCCAACAGGGCGGCGAGGCTGTATCTCGAAAGCCCTGACCCGGTCCCCCCGACCCTGGCCCAGGTAAAGGGACCATAG
- a CDS encoding TrpB-like pyridoxal phosphate-dependent enzyme produces MSRTQLKAVLSEDKLPANYYNIQHDLPEPLPPPLDPGTLKPMAPEPLLRLFAKECVMQEVSTEEYIPIPEEVREAYLRLGRPTPLQRATRLEARLGTPAKIFYKREDLNPAGSHKPNTAIAQAYYHRKEGTERLATETGAGQWGTALALATALFDIDLTVYMTRSSYNQKPYRRTLMEVYGAEVHSSPSARTDAGRKFLEKDPDHPGSLGIAISEAVEDCVTHDNTKYALGSVLNHVLTHQSVIGQEAKLQMEEFDADPDYIVGCIGGGSNYAGLAYPFMRDKLRGKSRAEFVASEPKAVPSTTRGSYRYDFADAGETTPLIKMHTVGHSYQCPPIHAGGLRYHGKAPSMCMLIDKGFMRSVAYSQNEVMDAGLLFAQTEGIVPAPESNHAVKAAIDIALECKRKNQPKTILFNLSGHGLLDLKAYEDKLADRLVDYEPAAADLGRALEALPAVG; encoded by the coding sequence ATGAGCAGAACCCAGCTTAAGGCGGTCCTCTCCGAGGACAAGCTTCCCGCGAACTACTATAACATACAGCACGACCTCCCGGAGCCGCTCCCACCTCCCCTGGACCCTGGGACCCTGAAGCCGATGGCCCCCGAGCCTCTCCTGCGGCTCTTCGCGAAGGAGTGCGTCATGCAGGAGGTCTCCACCGAGGAGTACATCCCCATCCCCGAAGAGGTCCGCGAGGCGTACCTCAGGCTGGGCAGACCGACCCCCCTGCAGCGCGCGACCCGACTCGAGGCGCGGCTCGGGACGCCTGCCAAGATATTCTACAAGAGAGAGGACCTCAACCCGGCCGGGAGCCACAAACCCAACACGGCGATAGCCCAGGCGTACTACCACCGCAAGGAGGGGACGGAGCGGCTCGCGACAGAGACCGGCGCCGGCCAGTGGGGGACCGCCCTGGCCCTCGCGACGGCCCTCTTCGACATCGACCTGACGGTGTACATGACCAGGAGCAGCTACAACCAGAAGCCCTACAGGAGGACCCTGATGGAGGTGTACGGGGCCGAGGTCCACTCGTCCCCCAGCGCGAGGACGGACGCAGGGAGGAAGTTCCTGGAGAAGGACCCCGACCACCCGGGGAGCCTGGGGATAGCCATCAGTGAGGCCGTCGAGGACTGCGTCACGCACGACAACACGAAGTACGCCCTTGGGAGCGTCCTGAACCATGTCCTGACGCACCAGTCCGTGATCGGGCAGGAGGCGAAGCTGCAGATGGAGGAGTTCGACGCCGACCCAGACTACATAGTCGGATGCATCGGCGGGGGGAGCAACTACGCAGGGCTCGCGTACCCGTTCATGCGGGACAAGCTGCGAGGGAAGAGCAGGGCCGAGTTCGTCGCGTCAGAGCCCAAGGCCGTACCGTCCACGACCCGGGGGTCCTACAGGTATGACTTCGCCGACGCCGGGGAGACCACTCCGCTCATCAAGATGCACACCGTCGGCCACTCCTACCAGTGCCCTCCGATACACGCCGGAGGGCTCAGATACCACGGAAAGGCCCCGTCCATGTGCATGCTGATAGACAAGGGGTTCATGAGAAGCGTGGCTTACAGCCAGAACGAGGTCATGGACGCGGGACTGCTCTTCGCCCAGACGGAGGGAATAGTCCCGGCCCCGGAGTCGAACCACGCCGTGAAGGCGGCCATCGACATCGCGCTGGAGTGCAAGAGGAAGAACCAGCCGAAGACGATACTGTTCAACCTGAGCGGGCACGGGCTCCTCGACCTGAAGGCCTACGAGGACAAGCTGGCCGACAGGCTGGTCGACTACGAGCCCGCGGCCGCCGACCTCGGCAGGGCCTTGGAAGCACTCCCGGCTGTCGGGTAG
- a CDS encoding acylphosphatase has protein sequence MQVPRAARVKIRGIVHGVSFRANMARMATDLGVRGWVKNLPDGSVEAFLEGDDRNVRRVIDWARVGPPRARVDGVDTQDAAIRNYRDFRIR, from the coding sequence GTGCAGGTGCCCCGCGCGGCGAGGGTGAAGATACGCGGGATAGTCCACGGGGTGTCGTTCCGCGCGAACATGGCCAGGATGGCGACGGACCTGGGGGTCCGCGGTTGGGTGAAGAACCTCCCGGACGGCTCCGTGGAGGCGTTTCTGGAAGGAGACGACAGGAACGTCAGGCGCGTCATCGACTGGGCGAGGGTCGGCCCACCACGGGCAAGGGTCGACGGCGTGGACACGCAGGACGCGGCTATCAGGAACTACAGGGACTTCCGCATCCGCTGA
- a CDS encoding CTP synthase — MPKYLFVTGGVMSGLGKGIITSSVAKLLQLSGIRVSCLKIDPYLNFDAGTMNPYTHGEVFVTDDGGETDMDIGNYERFLNRDMTRANNITTGQVYKKVIDDERRGRFLGKSVQIIPHVTDEIKRMIRELAAKERVDVLVVECGGTVGDIESLPFLEAFRQMRMEDGPAKTLFLHVSLAPELSVVGEMKTKPTQHSVQEMRRIGVQPDIIVIRGSRALPADAKEKIALFTSVPAESVVSDPDVGSIYLVPRLLEKGGVLKPIRRQLGLRGRAVMHGWNSVADAFGEHGSAVRIAMVGKYANLADSYVSVNQALAHAGAANGVDVRISWIESEEIERDGSKLGLIDAYDGVVIPQGFGGRGIEGKIAAADRARVAGVPFLGLCYGFQLASVSFARNVLGLKGANTTEVDPRTPYPVIDLLPEQRKVTDLGGTMRLGGHDVHIEKPSSAFDIYGKEKIRERHRHRFELNQDYLKRFEENGMRYTAFSDNHRRAEIMELEGHPFYMGTQYHPEYVSRPEEPEPIYVAFVKACAGRAEEHGRRKEKARHLAR, encoded by the coding sequence ATGCCGAAGTATCTCTTTGTGACCGGAGGGGTCATGTCAGGCCTTGGGAAGGGGATAATCACGTCCTCGGTGGCGAAGCTCCTCCAGCTCTCCGGCATCCGCGTGTCCTGCCTCAAGATAGACCCGTATCTCAACTTCGACGCGGGGACCATGAACCCCTACACCCACGGGGAGGTGTTCGTCACCGACGACGGCGGGGAGACTGACATGGACATCGGCAACTACGAGCGGTTCCTCAACAGGGACATGACCAGGGCCAACAATATCACGACGGGGCAAGTGTACAAGAAGGTCATCGACGACGAGAGGAGGGGGAGGTTCCTCGGCAAGTCGGTGCAGATCATCCCCCATGTGACAGACGAGATCAAGAGGATGATACGCGAGCTGGCGGCCAAGGAGAGGGTGGACGTCCTCGTCGTAGAGTGCGGAGGTACCGTGGGGGACATCGAAAGCCTCCCGTTCCTGGAGGCGTTCAGACAGATGAGGATGGAGGACGGGCCCGCGAAGACCCTTTTCCTACACGTGAGCCTGGCCCCCGAGCTCTCTGTCGTGGGGGAGATGAAGACGAAGCCCACGCAGCACAGCGTCCAGGAGATGAGGAGGATAGGGGTCCAGCCTGACATCATAGTCATCCGCGGAAGCCGTGCGCTCCCGGCGGACGCGAAGGAGAAGATCGCCCTGTTCACCAGCGTCCCCGCCGAGAGCGTCGTTTCAGACCCGGATGTGGGCTCGATCTACCTGGTGCCGCGGCTCTTGGAGAAGGGAGGCGTGCTGAAGCCCATCCGGAGGCAGCTGGGCCTCCGAGGGAGGGCCGTGATGCACGGGTGGAACTCCGTCGCCGACGCCTTCGGGGAGCACGGCTCCGCTGTGAGGATAGCCATGGTGGGGAAGTACGCCAACCTGGCTGACAGCTACGTCAGCGTGAACCAGGCCCTAGCACACGCCGGGGCGGCTAACGGAGTAGACGTGCGGATATCGTGGATCGAGTCGGAGGAGATTGAGAGGGACGGCTCGAAGCTCGGCCTCATCGACGCCTACGACGGCGTGGTCATCCCACAGGGGTTCGGGGGGAGAGGGATCGAGGGGAAGATCGCAGCCGCCGACAGGGCGAGGGTAGCCGGCGTCCCGTTCCTCGGGCTCTGCTACGGGTTCCAGCTGGCGAGCGTCTCCTTCGCCCGAAATGTCCTAGGGCTGAAGGGGGCCAACACCACGGAGGTGGACCCGCGGACTCCGTACCCCGTCATCGACCTTCTGCCCGAACAGAGGAAGGTCACCGACCTCGGGGGGACGATGAGGCTGGGTGGGCACGACGTCCACATCGAGAAGCCCAGCAGCGCCTTCGACATCTACGGCAAGGAGAAGATCAGGGAGCGGCACAGGCACAGGTTCGAGCTCAACCAGGACTACCTGAAGAGGTTCGAGGAGAACGGCATGAGGTACACCGCGTTCAGCGACAACCACAGGCGCGCCGAGATAATGGAGCTCGAGGGGCACCCCTTCTACATGGGGACCCAATATCACCCCGAATATGTGAGCAGACCGGAGGAGCCCGAGCCGATCTACGTCGCCTTCGTGAAGGCCTGTGCGGGGAGGGCCGAGGAGCATGGAAGACGGAAGGAGAAGGCCAGGCACCTAGCCCGCTGA
- a CDS encoding isocitrate/isopropylmalate dehydrogenase family protein translates to MELQQGGAAVPERDLPFEAAVDRFRGLLKEQAERAERIGKPTEWLDYATLDRLVIGVIGGDGIGPTIAKEAKKTLEVLLSAELKSGRVEIREIQGLTIENRAKQSKAVPDEVLEEIKKCHVLLKGPTTTPDEGSGLPNLESANIAIRKAFDLFANVRPVKVPSQGIDWVFFRENTEGEYVLGSKGVMVTPDLAVDFKVITRPGSQRIIRLAFEHARKTGRRKVTVVTKANVIKTTDGLFLETAKRVAKDFPEISWDGWYVDVFTAKLIDEKRRREFEVVVLPNLYGDIVTDEAAELQGGVGTAGSANIGARFGMFEAIHGSAPRMVAEGREEYADPLSLMRAGVMLLEHVGMLEKSRRLSMALDVCGVYEQKLKITGRSDGAKASQFGDYVVSALSDPHLEERWKAYQKS, encoded by the coding sequence ATGGAGTTGCAGCAGGGCGGAGCTGCCGTGCCTGAGCGAGACCTGCCTTTCGAAGCGGCCGTAGACCGGTTCCGGGGGCTCCTGAAAGAGCAGGCAGAGCGGGCGGAGAGGATAGGCAAGCCCACGGAGTGGCTGGACTACGCCACCCTGGACAGGCTCGTCATAGGGGTGATCGGAGGCGACGGCATCGGGCCAACGATAGCGAAGGAGGCGAAGAAGACCCTCGAGGTCCTCCTTTCGGCTGAGCTGAAATCGGGGAGGGTGGAGATACGCGAGATCCAGGGACTGACCATCGAGAATAGGGCGAAGCAGTCGAAGGCTGTCCCGGACGAGGTCCTCGAGGAGATCAAAAAGTGCCATGTCCTGCTGAAGGGGCCGACCACCACCCCTGATGAGGGGAGCGGCCTCCCCAACCTCGAGAGCGCCAACATTGCCATCAGGAAGGCGTTCGACCTCTTCGCCAACGTGAGGCCCGTAAAGGTCCCGTCCCAGGGGATAGACTGGGTCTTTTTCAGGGAGAACACCGAAGGAGAATACGTCCTTGGAAGCAAAGGGGTCATGGTCACTCCGGACCTGGCGGTGGACTTCAAGGTCATCACACGCCCCGGGAGCCAGAGGATCATCCGACTGGCCTTCGAGCACGCCAGGAAGACCGGGAGGAGGAAGGTGACGGTCGTCACCAAAGCCAACGTCATAAAGACAACCGACGGACTCTTCTTGGAGACCGCGAAGAGGGTGGCCAAGGATTTCCCAGAGATCAGCTGGGACGGGTGGTACGTAGACGTCTTCACCGCGAAGCTGATCGACGAGAAGAGGCGGAGGGAGTTCGAGGTGGTGGTGCTTCCGAACCTGTACGGCGACATCGTCACCGACGAGGCGGCCGAGCTTCAGGGCGGGGTGGGGACGGCGGGGAGCGCGAACATCGGCGCGAGGTTCGGCATGTTCGAAGCGATACACGGGTCTGCCCCGAGGATGGTGGCAGAAGGAAGAGAAGAGTACGCCGACCCCCTGAGCCTGATGAGGGCCGGGGTGATGCTGCTCGAGCACGTGGGGATGCTGGAGAAGAGCAGGAGGCTCTCCATGGCGCTCGACGTCTGCGGGGTCTACGAGCAGAAGCTGAAGATAACCGGCCGCTCCGACGGAGCGAAAGCGTCCCAGTTCGGAGACTACGTCGTCTCCGCGCTGTCCGACCCGCACCTCGAAGAGAGGTGGAAGGCATACCAGAAGAGCTGA
- a CDS encoding MarC family protein — translation MSGIASFFAFDTALFLEAFVLLFAVVDAVGTVPIFIGLTEGYSGSRRKIVKQAVVISTVILALFALFGWLIFDIFGININDFRVAGGIILFAVAVDHLKGDGDRSRGLEPSDIAAFPLATPLLAGPGAISTVVIISAPPYSPLVALLVVAANAALSYAVLSSSDWVRKFLGQNGTVALSRITALLIAALAVSFVSVGLKGLFPGL, via the coding sequence ATGTCAGGGATAGCCTCTTTCTTCGCTTTCGACACCGCGCTTTTCCTGGAGGCGTTCGTGCTCCTGTTCGCGGTCGTGGACGCCGTCGGGACCGTCCCCATCTTCATCGGGCTGACGGAGGGGTACTCAGGGTCGAGGAGGAAGATTGTGAAGCAGGCGGTGGTCATCTCCACGGTGATCCTGGCGCTGTTTGCTCTTTTCGGATGGCTCATCTTCGACATCTTCGGGATCAACATAAACGACTTCCGGGTGGCCGGAGGGATCATCCTCTTCGCCGTCGCGGTGGACCACCTGAAGGGGGACGGGGACCGCTCAAGGGGGCTGGAGCCTTCGGACATCGCTGCCTTCCCTCTGGCGACCCCACTGCTTGCCGGCCCCGGCGCCATCTCCACGGTGGTCATAATCTCCGCGCCCCCATACAGCCCCTTGGTCGCCCTGCTGGTGGTGGCCGCCAACGCTGCCCTCAGCTACGCCGTGCTTTCGAGCTCGGACTGGGTGAGGAAGTTTCTCGGCCAGAACGGGACCGTGGCCCTGTCGCGGATAACAGCCCTCCTGATCGCCGCCCTGGCGGTCTCTTTCGTGTCGGTAGGGCTGAAGGGCCTCTTCCCCGGCTTGTAG
- a CDS encoding ribonucleoprotein codes for MSPQLPPPPQQTRRPLTYLQKAVNKQVSVRLKNEIEYRGKMSNVDPYMNVILVDAEESENGNKVANYGKVVIRGNNVLYVRIEDRL; via the coding sequence GTGAGCCCTCAGCTACCCCCGCCTCCGCAGCAGACACGGCGGCCGCTCACCTACCTCCAGAAGGCGGTGAACAAGCAGGTCTCGGTCAGGCTCAAGAACGAGATCGAGTACAGAGGGAAGATGTCCAACGTCGACCCATACATGAACGTCATACTGGTCGACGCCGAGGAGTCGGAGAACGGCAACAAAGTGGCCAACTACGGCAAGGTTGTGATCAGGGGGAACAACGTCCTCTACGTCAGGATAGAAGACAGGCTGTAG
- a CDS encoding TldD/PmbA family protein yields the protein MDLEELNEVAVGAAKALGVDDAVAISAESADSMIRFANNSVTVVNRVQEAELVVCLARDRRKAIASTSNLRPEAVRKFVRDLFASLKGLPESEYVPLSNAKVKFAPSKLGYDRRLEDVDRELPAMAKSAIDSSLGAGGKRSAGVIDASKATVAILTSAGTSGRDSKTAITLNIRSFAEGEASGHGLSCSSALKRFDPEGAGRRAGEGAKSMRGAKEPEAGKYEVLLSPTVASNLVETVAGAASAFSVDAGTSYLAEKLGRKVASAAFSLTDHGVVEGGLGGRVFDDEGTPTRTNKIVEKGTLRGYLHNLTTAKKRGVGSTGNAGFVSPHPWNLEVGEGDASYGEMVKEMKRGIVLTSNWYTRFKNYRSGEFSTVPRDGAYMVEGGRVSGPLKGMRVGDDLLRLFSSVRLLSKEREWIQWWEVDTPTLCPWILVDGVTVTRAYG from the coding sequence ATGGATCTAGAGGAGCTGAACGAGGTCGCGGTGGGGGCGGCGAAAGCCCTCGGGGTGGACGACGCGGTGGCGATAAGCGCGGAATCCGCCGACAGCATGATCAGGTTCGCCAACAACTCGGTGACGGTGGTGAACAGGGTGCAGGAGGCCGAGCTGGTGGTCTGCCTGGCCAGGGACAGACGGAAGGCGATCGCTTCCACGTCGAACCTCAGGCCTGAGGCGGTCAGGAAGTTCGTCAGGGACCTGTTCGCGTCACTGAAGGGGCTCCCCGAGTCGGAGTACGTCCCTCTTTCCAACGCGAAGGTGAAGTTCGCGCCGAGCAAGCTCGGCTACGACAGGAGGCTGGAGGATGTGGACCGGGAACTCCCCGCCATGGCGAAGTCGGCCATCGACTCTTCCCTCGGGGCGGGAGGGAAGCGTTCCGCGGGGGTCATAGACGCTTCCAAGGCGACCGTCGCCATACTCACTTCGGCCGGGACGAGCGGGAGGGACTCGAAGACGGCCATCACGCTCAACATACGAAGCTTCGCCGAAGGGGAGGCGAGCGGGCACGGGCTCTCCTGCTCGTCCGCTCTGAAGAGGTTCGACCCCGAAGGGGCCGGGCGGCGCGCCGGCGAAGGGGCGAAGAGCATGCGCGGAGCCAAGGAACCCGAGGCCGGAAAGTATGAAGTCCTCCTCAGCCCGACGGTGGCGTCCAACCTCGTCGAGACGGTCGCCGGCGCTGCCTCGGCATTCTCTGTGGACGCCGGGACCTCCTACCTCGCTGAGAAGCTTGGGAGGAAGGTCGCATCGGCAGCCTTCAGTCTCACGGACCACGGGGTGGTTGAAGGCGGTCTGGGCGGGAGGGTCTTCGACGACGAGGGGACCCCGACGAGGACGAACAAGATAGTCGAGAAGGGGACGCTCAGGGGATACCTGCACAACCTCACCACAGCGAAGAAGCGGGGGGTCGGGAGCACGGGGAACGCCGGCTTCGTCTCGCCTCATCCATGGAACCTCGAGGTCGGGGAGGGCGACGCCTCCTATGGCGAGATGGTGAAGGAGATGAAGAGGGGGATCGTCCTTACGAGCAACTGGTACACCCGGTTCAAGAACTACAGGAGTGGGGAGTTCTCGACCGTGCCGAGGGACGGGGCGTACATGGTAGAGGGAGGGAGGGTCTCAGGGCCGCTCAAGGGGATGAGGGTCGGCGACGACCTCCTCAGGCTCTTCTCTTCCGTCAGGCTCCTCTCCAAGGAGAGGGAGTGGATACAGTGGTGGGAGGTGGACACCCCCACCCTCTGCCCCTGGATCCTGGTGGACGGCGTAACTGTCACGAGGGCCTACGGATAG